One genomic segment of Panicum virgatum strain AP13 chromosome 2N, P.virgatum_v5, whole genome shotgun sequence includes these proteins:
- the LOC120662037 gene encoding protein HUA2-LIKE 3-like isoform X3 — protein sequence MPPARKKRGAAAAAAAAAAAAAAQWKVGDLVLAKMKGFPAWPAVISEPQKWNLPPPASKKRLLVYFYGTKQVAFCNYTDLEALTEEKKKSLLVKRHGKGADFVRAVKEIVEIYDSLKKETNNENNKSVLIENNLRMDVESHVNNSSSLHTGGLEDGSDLANDNKMEDCPTSSMDHNTSRSNINTMVVEHCVVNSAHVDPTEKSPLLHESRHSPLHASSCSKKSDEDPQQQDSCTNGNFALAWRSGSSLGAESITSQDSDGPMDGTNQLSVDLIPGDKQEDSAWHKSIDDDKPSLGSPSATKEAVLSHSSQETSSQLAPSGASNDDKPSTAKDNVRCTCSNEVSQNGVRDKEDKLNGMVDLPINTTRTFRRKRRPNTSVNYPVSSEVSNMDRELQPKSKGDTVCSPNSRSEIIKSDGDEHLPLVKRARVRMERPTLEDATADEPDHSSDKTEPAKHEDPCYKHTMSAISGKDQSADDLPPSVDASPNINLSLPSGEVVNSCNNNNEFQPKVFTLDVEAALPPSKRLHRALEAMSANTSETFSNLPEATKSNEVSLKGCTASTERSPLNNSADALVKSPKSAMAKSPKVSLSAHSSDAPTGQKHITQVVMLNKDALSPVSLDLRNDDLSDNIQKDRVSEEACMDSENAPNLVVHTGIDSDKCEKTPPCSMKLEEPGVVSEFDQPPSHKLSGNEPRESVEGSKNAFSITIDVSAEPISQANGVVSYTNGTCDPVLHDDTVLAESTVSICDTRATCLVSKVSCIHSDTSNRTVEAHSSSIAPGDPDHGLNLKDKSISPDSMPTKELVADGHACGFSQSNSFTHSSLDSKFVSEPLLNIPSLKEGSSDQCSPSNHTIRSASDRVHTEEDIGMIPFDNLQPKGLNKLAGHHEANSARRAFEAFVGTLTRTKESISRATRLALDCAKHGIAGEVMDIIIEHLEKETNLYKRVDLFFLVDSIIRYCRNQKGGPGDAYPSLIQAVLPRIIYASAPPGNSAWENRRQCLKVLRLWLERKTLSEYIIRHHIKELEALNEASFGSSHRPSGTERALNDPLRDNEAFLVDEYGSNAGFHLQNLICTKLLEDEDGRSSEERSFGGLTPEHEVTGASEQEVCHFHVTKHQLILEEVDGELEMEDAAPSTGAEASSRCQEGLNSNSSCTRTSQQLSSIPPLPDDKAPSPPPLPSSPPPQPRPPCPVSQGSQVQGALLAAADCVEQQHPGANYNVEGQHPYSVANSRGNMDACVASSQPPVHYNSGYAGHTNQIFQPPQPPVHYNSGYAGHTNQIFQPPPPPPLQPPPPPQPIAAFHPSGPHGSLCGPSVPHHGNNYHQPPSAPLPNSAYHPQGSNQFSYPPEPEQRTQPWNYGPPYPESCQYGGHDRGHHGYNRGPHFDDRGHHFDDRGHRFDGGGHYFDDGMHRFDDRWHHFHDRGQMHHEVMDGGRFPPFFPPGPPFPDHFEAPPNQFHCGRPLEPPQGPCSGWSMPHRRSKYPTDSRQTMEPHVSNGGWRRHGRHDHDRYN from the exons ATGCCGCCGGCCCGTAAgaagcgcggcgcggcggcggccgccgccgccgctgcagctgccgcggcggcgcagtggaAGGTGGGCGACCTTGTGCTCGCTAAGATGAAGGGCTTCCCGGCATGGCCGGCCGTG ATAAGTGAACCACAGAAATGGAACCTTCCTCCTCCTGCATCCAAAAAGAGGTTGCTGGTCTACTTTTATGGAACTAAACAAGT TGCCTTTTGTAACTATACTGACCTTGAGGCACTCactgaagagaagaaaaaatctCTACTTGTTAAGCGACATGGGAAAGGGGCAGATTTTGTCCGAGCAGTTAAGGAAATAGTTGAGATTTATGATTCTTTAAAGAAAGAGACTAATAATGAAAATAATAAGAGTGTCTTGATTGAAAATAATTTGAGGATGGATGTCGAAAGTCATGTCAATAACAGTAGCAGTTTGCATACTGGAGGTCTTGAGGATGGTTCTGATCTGGCCAATGACAACAAGATGGAGGATTGCCCCACCTCTTCCATGGATCACAACACTTCTCGATCTAATATCAATACAATGGTGGTTGAGCACTGTGTTGTAAATTCTGCACATGTTGACCCTACTGAAAAGTCACCTCTCCTTCATGAGAGTAGACATTCTCCTTTGCATGCCAGTTCATGTTCAAAGAAGAGTGACGAAGATCCACAGCAACAAGATTCCTGCACAAATGGTAATTTTGCATTAGCATGGAGATCAGGAAGTTCATTAGGTGCTGAATCAATAACAAGTCAGGACTCTGATGGCCCTATGGATGGTACCAATCAGCTTTCTGTTGATTTGATTCCTGGTGACAAGCAGGAAGATTCTGCTTGGCATAAGAGCATTGACGATGACAAACCTAGCTTGG GTTCCCCTTCTGCGACAAAGGAAGCTGTCTTGTCACATTCAAGTCAAGAAACCAGCAGTCAACTTGCACCCTCTGGTGCTAGTAATGATGATAAACCGAGTACTGCAAAAGATAATGTACGATGTACTTGTAGTAATGAGGTATCCCAAAATGGAGTCAGGGACAAAGAAGACAAACTGAATGGAATGGTTGATCTTCCCATTAACACAACCCGAACttttagaagaaaaagaaggccaAACACTAGTGTTAATTATCCTGTCAGTAGTGAGGTATCAAATATGGACAGGGAATTGCAGCCTAAGTCAAAAGGAGATACTGTATGTTCTCCAAATTCAAGGAGCGAAATTATCAAATCAGATGGAGATGAGCACTTACCGTTGGTCAAAAGGGCAAGAGTACGAATGGAAAGACCTACACTGGAGGATGCCACAGCGGATGAACCTGACCACTCTTCTGACAAAACAGAGCCAGCTAAACATGAAGATCCATGCTATAAGCATACAATGTCTGCAATATCTGGAAAGGATCAATCAGCCGATGACTTACCTCCTAGTGTAGATGCGTCACCCAACATAAACCTCTCTCTGCCATCAGGAGAAGTTGTGAATtcttgtaataataataatgaatTCCAACCAAAGGTTTTTACATTGGATGTAGAAGCTGCTTTACCTCCATCAAAACGCCTTCATCGTGCCTTAGAAGCTATGTCTGCTAATACATCTGAAACTTTTAGTAATCTGCCTGAAGCTACAAAGTCAAATGAAGTTAGTCTGAAAGGCTGCACTGCTTCAACAGAAAGGTCCCCTCTTAACAACTCTGCAGATGCACTTGTTAAAAGTCCAAAATCTGCAATGGCTAAAAGCCCGAAGGTGTCTTTGAGTGCACATTCTTCAGATGCCCCAACTGGCCAAAAGCATATCACACAAGTTGTCATGTTGAACAAGGATGCCCTCTCTCCTGTTTCTTTGGATTTGAGAAATGATGATCTCAGTGACAATATACAAAAAGACAGAGTTTCTGAAGAAGCCTGCATGGACAGTGAAAATGCACCTAATTTAGTTGTTCATACTGGGATTGATAGCGATAAGTGTGAAAAAACTCCACCCTGTTCCATGAAATTGGAAGAGCCAGGTGTTGTATCTGAGTTTGATCAACCACCTTCACACAAACTAAGTGGAAATGAGCCTAGGGAATCAGTTGAAGGCTCTAAAAATGCTTTCAGCATAACTATCGATGTATCTGCTGAGCCAATTAGCCAAGCAAATGGTGTTGTCTCATATACTAATGGCACTTGTGATCCTGTGCTGCATGATGACACTGTTTTAGCTGAATCAACAGTTAGTATTTGTGACACAAGGGCCACTTGTTTGGTTTCTAAAGTTTCGTGTATTCATTCTGACACAAGCAACAGGACAGTTGAAGC GCATAGTTCATCAATTGCACCAGGAGACCCTGACCATGGATTAAACCTAAAAGATAAGAGCATATCTCCAGATTCAATGCCTACAAAAGAACTAGTTGCTGATGGACATGCCTGTGGATTTTCTCAGTCAAATTCATTCACGCACAGTTCTCtagattcaaaatttgtttCTGAACCTTTGCTGAATATACCTTCACTGAAGGAAGGATCAAGTGACCAGTGTTCACCTTCAAATCATACAATAAGGTCTGCATCAGATAGGGTTCATACTGAAGAAGATATTGGTATGATTCCTTTTGATAATCTTCAACCAAAGGGCTTGAACAAATTAGCAGGTCATCATGAAGCCAATTCAGCACGGAGGGCGTTTGAAGCTTTTGTTGGTACACTAACACGAACAAAGGAAAGTATATCTCGTGCAACACGTCTTGCGCTGGACTGTGCCAAGCATGGCATTGCTGGTGAG GTAATGGATATCATTATTGAACACCTGGAAAAGGAaactaatttatataaaagaGTCGATTTGTTCTTCCTTGTCGATTCAATAATCCGGTACTGTCGCAATCAGAAAG GTGGACCTGGCGATGCCTATCCTTCTCTTATCCAGGCAGTGTTACCACGAATTATATATGCTTCTGCACCACCTGGAAATTCTGCTTGGGAGAATCGAAGGCAATGTCTTAAG GTTTTGAGGCTCTGGCTTGAGAGAAAAACCCTTTCAGAATACATCATTCGCCACCATATTAAAGAGCTTGAAGCTCTTAATGAGGCATCATTTGGAAGCTCTCACCGTCCTTCAGGTACAGAGAGAGCTCTGAATGACCCTTTGCGGGATAATGAGGCATTTCTTGTTGATGAGTATGGAAG CAATGCTGGTTTTCATCTTCAAAATCTAATTTGCACGAAACTACTTGAAGATGAGGATGGAAGGTCCTCTGAGGAGAGGAGCTTTGGTGGTCTTACTCCTGAACACGAAGTTACTGGTGCTAGTGAGCAAGAGGTGTGCCATTTTCATGTGACAAAGCATCAACTCATCTTGGAAGAAGTGGATGGTGAACTTGAGATGGAGGATGCAGCCCCGTCAACTGGAGCTGAAGCCAGCTCCAGATGCCAAGAAGGTCTAAATAGTAACTCAAGCTGTACAAGAACTTCTCAACAGCTCAGTTCCATTCCACCCCTACCTGATGACAAAGCCCCATCTCCTCCCCCATTGCCATCATCACCGCCACCTCAACCGCGCCCACCCTGTCCTGTCTCTCAAGGTTCACAGGTGCAAGGAGCATTGCTTGCGGCAGCTGATTGTGTTGAGCAGCAGCATCCAGGAGCCAACTAT AATGTTGAAGGCCAACACCCTTATTCTGTTGCAAACAGCCGAGGAAACATGGATGCATGTGTAGCTTCTTCACAGCCTCCAGTACACTACAATTCTGGATATGCAGGGCATACTAATCAGATATTTCAACCACCACAGCCTCCAGTACACTACAATTCTGGATATGCAGGGCATACTAATCAGATATTtcaaccaccaccgccaccgccactgcaaccgcctccgccaccacaGCCTATTGCAGCATTCCATCCTTCTGGACCCCATGGCAGCTTATGTGGGCCCTCAGTACCGCATCATGGAAATAATTATCACCAACCCCCATCAGCACCACTACCTAATAGCGCATACCATCCACAAGGTTCGAATCAGTTCTCATATCCACCTGAACCAGAACAGAGAACACAACCATGGAATTATGGTCCTCCCTATCCTGAGAGTTGTCAGTATGGTGGACATGACAGAGGACACCATGGATACAATAGGGGACCTCATTTTGATGATAGAGGGCATCACTTTGATGATAGGGGTCATCGCTTTGATGGTGGAGGGCATTACTTTGATGATGGGATGCATCGCTTCGATGATAGATGGCACCACTTTCATGATAGGGGGCAAATGCACCATGAAGTTATGGATGGTGGAAGGTTTCCTCCATTCTTTCCACCAg GTCCTCCATTTCCAGATCACTTTGAAGCGCCACCCAACCAATTTCATTGTGGACGACCACTGGAGCCTCCACAAGGTCCATGTTCTGGGTGGTCTATGCCTCATAGGAGATCCAAGTACCCTACCGATTCCAGGCAGACAATGGAGCCACATGTTTCCAATGGAG GTTGGAGGCGGCATGGAAGGCACGATCATGATAGATATAATTGA
- the LOC120662037 gene encoding protein HUA2-LIKE 3-like isoform X4 has translation MHSYLPQTPHSAGSLRHWISEPQKWNLPPPASKKRLLVYFYGTKQVAFCNYTDLEALTEEKKKSLLVKRHGKGADFVRAVKEIVEIYDSLKKETNNENNKSVLIENNLRMDVESHVNNSSSLHTGGLEDGSDLANDNKMEDCPTSSMDHNTSRSNINTMVVEHCVVNSAHVDPTEKSPLLHESRHSPLHASSCSKKSDEDPQQQDSCTNGNFALAWRSGSSLGAESITSQDSDGPMDGTNQLSVDLIPGDKQEDSAWHKSIDDDKPSLGSPSAWHKSIDDDKPSLGSPSATKEAVLSHSSQETSSQLAPSGASNDDKPSTAKDNVRCTCSNEVSQNGVRDKEDKLNGMVDLPINTTRTFRRKRRPNTSVNYPVSSEVSNMDRELQPKSKGDTVCSPNSRSEIIKSDGDEHLPLVKRARVRMERPTLEDATADEPDHSSDKTEPAKHEDPCYKHTMSAISGKDQSADDLPPSVDASPNINLSLPSGEVVNSCNNNNEFQPKVFTLDVEAALPPSKRLHRALEAMSANTSETFSNLPEATKSNEVSLKGCTASTERSPLNNSADALVKSPKSAMAKSPKVSLSAHSSDAPTGQKHITQVVMLNKDALSPVSLDLRNDDLSDNIQKDRVSEEACMDSENAPNLVVHTGIDSDKCEKTPPCSMKLEEPGVVSEFDQPPSHKLSGNEPRESVEGSKNAFSITIDVSAEPISQANGVVSYTNGTCDPVLHDDTVLAESTVSICDTRATCLVSKVSCIHSDTSNRTVEAHSSSIAPGDPDHGLNLKDKSISPDSMPTKELVADGHACGFSQSNSFTHSSLDSKFVSEPLLNIPSLKEGSSDQCSPSNHTIRSASDRVHTEEDIGMIPFDNLQPKGLNKLAGHHEANSARRAFEAFVGTLTRTKESISRATRLALDCAKHGIAGEVMDIIIEHLEKETNLYKRVDLFFLVDSIIRYCRNQKGGPGDAYPSLIQAVLPRIIYASAPPGNSAWENRRQCLKVLRLWLERKTLSEYIIRHHIKELEALNEASFGSSHRPSGTERALNDPLRDNEAFLVDEYGSNAGFHLQNLICTKLLEDEDGRSSEERSFGGLTPEHEVTGASEQEVCHFHVTKHQLILEEVDGELEMEDAAPSTGAEASSRCQEGLNSNSSCTRTSQQLSSIPPLPDDKAPSPPPLPSSPPPQPRPPCPVSQGSQVQGALLAAADCVEQQHPGANYNVEGQHPYSVANSRGNMDACVASSQPPVHYNSGYAGHTNQIFQPPQPPVHYNSGYAGHTNQIFQPPPPPPLQPPPPPQPIAAFHPSGPHGSLCGPSVPHHGNNYHQPPSAPLPNSAYHPQGSNQFSYPPEPEQRTQPWNYGPPYPESCQYGGHDRGHHGYNRGPHFDDRGHHFDDRGHRFDGGGHYFDDGMHRFDDRWHHFHDRGQMHHEVMDGGRFPPFFPPGPPFPDHFEAPPNQFHCGRPLEPPQGPCSGWSMPHRRSKYPTDSRQTMEPHVSNGGWRRHGRHDHDRYN, from the exons ATGCATTCCtaccttccccagaccccgcacagtgcgggaagcctacggcactgg ATAAGTGAACCACAGAAATGGAACCTTCCTCCTCCTGCATCCAAAAAGAGGTTGCTGGTCTACTTTTATGGAACTAAACAAGT TGCCTTTTGTAACTATACTGACCTTGAGGCACTCactgaagagaagaaaaaatctCTACTTGTTAAGCGACATGGGAAAGGGGCAGATTTTGTCCGAGCAGTTAAGGAAATAGTTGAGATTTATGATTCTTTAAAGAAAGAGACTAATAATGAAAATAATAAGAGTGTCTTGATTGAAAATAATTTGAGGATGGATGTCGAAAGTCATGTCAATAACAGTAGCAGTTTGCATACTGGAGGTCTTGAGGATGGTTCTGATCTGGCCAATGACAACAAGATGGAGGATTGCCCCACCTCTTCCATGGATCACAACACTTCTCGATCTAATATCAATACAATGGTGGTTGAGCACTGTGTTGTAAATTCTGCACATGTTGACCCTACTGAAAAGTCACCTCTCCTTCATGAGAGTAGACATTCTCCTTTGCATGCCAGTTCATGTTCAAAGAAGAGTGACGAAGATCCACAGCAACAAGATTCCTGCACAAATGGTAATTTTGCATTAGCATGGAGATCAGGAAGTTCATTAGGTGCTGAATCAATAACAAGTCAGGACTCTGATGGCCCTATGGATGGTACCAATCAGCTTTCTGTTGATTTGATTCCTGGTGACAAGCAGGAAGATTCTGCTTGGCATAAGAGCATTGACGATGACAAACCTAGCTTGGGTTCCCCTTCTGCTTGGCATAAGAGCATTGACGATGACAAACCTAGCTTGGGTTCCCCTTCTGCGACAAAGGAAGCTGTCTTGTCACATTCAAGTCAAGAAACCAGCAGTCAACTTGCACCCTCTGGTGCTAGTAATGATGATAAACCGAGTACTGCAAAAGATAATGTACGATGTACTTGTAGTAATGAGGTATCCCAAAATGGAGTCAGGGACAAAGAAGACAAACTGAATGGAATGGTTGATCTTCCCATTAACACAACCCGAACttttagaagaaaaagaaggccaAACACTAGTGTTAATTATCCTGTCAGTAGTGAGGTATCAAATATGGACAGGGAATTGCAGCCTAAGTCAAAAGGAGATACTGTATGTTCTCCAAATTCAAGGAGCGAAATTATCAAATCAGATGGAGATGAGCACTTACCGTTGGTCAAAAGGGCAAGAGTACGAATGGAAAGACCTACACTGGAGGATGCCACAGCGGATGAACCTGACCACTCTTCTGACAAAACAGAGCCAGCTAAACATGAAGATCCATGCTATAAGCATACAATGTCTGCAATATCTGGAAAGGATCAATCAGCCGATGACTTACCTCCTAGTGTAGATGCGTCACCCAACATAAACCTCTCTCTGCCATCAGGAGAAGTTGTGAATtcttgtaataataataatgaatTCCAACCAAAGGTTTTTACATTGGATGTAGAAGCTGCTTTACCTCCATCAAAACGCCTTCATCGTGCCTTAGAAGCTATGTCTGCTAATACATCTGAAACTTTTAGTAATCTGCCTGAAGCTACAAAGTCAAATGAAGTTAGTCTGAAAGGCTGCACTGCTTCAACAGAAAGGTCCCCTCTTAACAACTCTGCAGATGCACTTGTTAAAAGTCCAAAATCTGCAATGGCTAAAAGCCCGAAGGTGTCTTTGAGTGCACATTCTTCAGATGCCCCAACTGGCCAAAAGCATATCACACAAGTTGTCATGTTGAACAAGGATGCCCTCTCTCCTGTTTCTTTGGATTTGAGAAATGATGATCTCAGTGACAATATACAAAAAGACAGAGTTTCTGAAGAAGCCTGCATGGACAGTGAAAATGCACCTAATTTAGTTGTTCATACTGGGATTGATAGCGATAAGTGTGAAAAAACTCCACCCTGTTCCATGAAATTGGAAGAGCCAGGTGTTGTATCTGAGTTTGATCAACCACCTTCACACAAACTAAGTGGAAATGAGCCTAGGGAATCAGTTGAAGGCTCTAAAAATGCTTTCAGCATAACTATCGATGTATCTGCTGAGCCAATTAGCCAAGCAAATGGTGTTGTCTCATATACTAATGGCACTTGTGATCCTGTGCTGCATGATGACACTGTTTTAGCTGAATCAACAGTTAGTATTTGTGACACAAGGGCCACTTGTTTGGTTTCTAAAGTTTCGTGTATTCATTCTGACACAAGCAACAGGACAGTTGAAGC GCATAGTTCATCAATTGCACCAGGAGACCCTGACCATGGATTAAACCTAAAAGATAAGAGCATATCTCCAGATTCAATGCCTACAAAAGAACTAGTTGCTGATGGACATGCCTGTGGATTTTCTCAGTCAAATTCATTCACGCACAGTTCTCtagattcaaaatttgtttCTGAACCTTTGCTGAATATACCTTCACTGAAGGAAGGATCAAGTGACCAGTGTTCACCTTCAAATCATACAATAAGGTCTGCATCAGATAGGGTTCATACTGAAGAAGATATTGGTATGATTCCTTTTGATAATCTTCAACCAAAGGGCTTGAACAAATTAGCAGGTCATCATGAAGCCAATTCAGCACGGAGGGCGTTTGAAGCTTTTGTTGGTACACTAACACGAACAAAGGAAAGTATATCTCGTGCAACACGTCTTGCGCTGGACTGTGCCAAGCATGGCATTGCTGGTGAG GTAATGGATATCATTATTGAACACCTGGAAAAGGAaactaatttatataaaagaGTCGATTTGTTCTTCCTTGTCGATTCAATAATCCGGTACTGTCGCAATCAGAAAG GTGGACCTGGCGATGCCTATCCTTCTCTTATCCAGGCAGTGTTACCACGAATTATATATGCTTCTGCACCACCTGGAAATTCTGCTTGGGAGAATCGAAGGCAATGTCTTAAG GTTTTGAGGCTCTGGCTTGAGAGAAAAACCCTTTCAGAATACATCATTCGCCACCATATTAAAGAGCTTGAAGCTCTTAATGAGGCATCATTTGGAAGCTCTCACCGTCCTTCAGGTACAGAGAGAGCTCTGAATGACCCTTTGCGGGATAATGAGGCATTTCTTGTTGATGAGTATGGAAG CAATGCTGGTTTTCATCTTCAAAATCTAATTTGCACGAAACTACTTGAAGATGAGGATGGAAGGTCCTCTGAGGAGAGGAGCTTTGGTGGTCTTACTCCTGAACACGAAGTTACTGGTGCTAGTGAGCAAGAGGTGTGCCATTTTCATGTGACAAAGCATCAACTCATCTTGGAAGAAGTGGATGGTGAACTTGAGATGGAGGATGCAGCCCCGTCAACTGGAGCTGAAGCCAGCTCCAGATGCCAAGAAGGTCTAAATAGTAACTCAAGCTGTACAAGAACTTCTCAACAGCTCAGTTCCATTCCACCCCTACCTGATGACAAAGCCCCATCTCCTCCCCCATTGCCATCATCACCGCCACCTCAACCGCGCCCACCCTGTCCTGTCTCTCAAGGTTCACAGGTGCAAGGAGCATTGCTTGCGGCAGCTGATTGTGTTGAGCAGCAGCATCCAGGAGCCAACTAT AATGTTGAAGGCCAACACCCTTATTCTGTTGCAAACAGCCGAGGAAACATGGATGCATGTGTAGCTTCTTCACAGCCTCCAGTACACTACAATTCTGGATATGCAGGGCATACTAATCAGATATTTCAACCACCACAGCCTCCAGTACACTACAATTCTGGATATGCAGGGCATACTAATCAGATATTtcaaccaccaccgccaccgccactgcaaccgcctccgccaccacaGCCTATTGCAGCATTCCATCCTTCTGGACCCCATGGCAGCTTATGTGGGCCCTCAGTACCGCATCATGGAAATAATTATCACCAACCCCCATCAGCACCACTACCTAATAGCGCATACCATCCACAAGGTTCGAATCAGTTCTCATATCCACCTGAACCAGAACAGAGAACACAACCATGGAATTATGGTCCTCCCTATCCTGAGAGTTGTCAGTATGGTGGACATGACAGAGGACACCATGGATACAATAGGGGACCTCATTTTGATGATAGAGGGCATCACTTTGATGATAGGGGTCATCGCTTTGATGGTGGAGGGCATTACTTTGATGATGGGATGCATCGCTTCGATGATAGATGGCACCACTTTCATGATAGGGGGCAAATGCACCATGAAGTTATGGATGGTGGAAGGTTTCCTCCATTCTTTCCACCAg GTCCTCCATTTCCAGATCACTTTGAAGCGCCACCCAACCAATTTCATTGTGGACGACCACTGGAGCCTCCACAAGGTCCATGTTCTGGGTGGTCTATGCCTCATAGGAGATCCAAGTACCCTACCGATTCCAGGCAGACAATGGAGCCACATGTTTCCAATGGAG GTTGGAGGCGGCATGGAAGGCACGATCATGATAGATATAATTGA